The window GAGATATTAAGAATGGCAAAGAGGATCTGGCGTACGCCAAGAAGCCCCTCGACTTTTACACCGAGACCAAGATCGAGCAGGAAAAGGTGATTTATCTAAAATGACTCTTAAATATGTGAATATGTCGTCTCGGTGAGCGGCATGATGAGGAGACCGGTTCTGATTGAAGCAGGACATTTATCGGTCCATTCATGGATCAAGTGTTTGTTGTGAGTTTTCCCGCTGCTCCTTGTTTAGAGAACAGCGAGTTCTGAAACGCTGAACAGTTGGACATTCAAAGGTTGAGTGGAGGTCACATTAAGTTCACCTGTAAAGGTAAAATGCGTTTGAGGTTCATCCTAAAAGCTGAATCCTAGCTTTTTGTGAGTAGTTCAAGGCCCTTCCGTAttcctccatcttgttttttttgcagtttgacTATGTTTTCACTGCTTCTGTTTTTAGTTGGTGCTTGAGGCTTGCGGGCCGGGGAACGGGCTCCTCACCGTCGCTGTTCGTCCTCATGGCATCTTCGGCCCTCGGGACCCCCAGCTGGTTCCTGTCCTCGTGGACATGGCCCGCAGGGGCAGGATGACGTTCATCATCGGGTAGGTTGAAGCAGTTtcgctgattggttgattgcaTTCATGCATATTCAACCAAGGGCAGGAAGGGCAAGGGCAAGAAATGACCCCAAGTCTCACGATTCTTACTGTAAAATTGTTGAAGGTATTATTTATGCCTTTTATTGAGGTTAATAGAAAGCTAACAATGCTAACAAATGTCAGTGGACTTCATAAATGAGCGTGAATGCACAAACATGACCTTTAACCTGGAAATCGATGCAACCGcctaaacataaatatatataaatgtacaaAATGGATCAAAGCTGTGTGTTGTGTACATTTAAAAATTGGATTACTGCACACGACTTATGTCACCCACCTGTAAAGGCCATATGAGGCGGGTACTAGTTCCGTTAGCCGTCTCTGCTAACCACGCTGGAGTAGCTGTTACCGGCTTGCTCGACCAAAACGCCGCTAGAATCGTTAtttgcatctttattttatttttggcttCGGTCCTCGGAGcttattttcatgttttgtgTTTACCTTCTCTTTCTCCGTTTTCTCCAGTGACGGGACGAACCTGGTGGATTTCACTTTTGTGGAGAACGTGGTGCACGGCCACATCCTGGCTGCTGAAAGCCTGCAGCCGGGCTCCTCCACATGTGGCAAAGTGAGTGGGCGTGAAGTCCGAGGCAGAGCCGAGTGAAATACTCCACGAAACCCAAACGCTACATCCCTTCCTGTGTCGTTTTCCAGGCTTACCACATCACCAACGACGAGCCGGTTCGATTCTGGGACTTTCTGTCTGAGCTGTTGGTGGGTCTGGGATACAAACCGCCCCGCTACCATCTCCCCTACCCTCTTGTGTATGGCCTGGCCCTGCTCCTCTGGTTGTTGGCCCTGATTCTGCGCCCGCTAGTGTCCTTCAAACCAACGTTTACGCCAATGAGAGTGGCCCTCGCTGGAACGTACCATTACTACAGCTGCGACCGTGCCAAGCGAGACCTGGGCTACAAACCGGTGGTCGGTCTGAAGGAGGGGATTCAACGCACGGTGCAGAGCTACCCTCACTTAAGACGGGATGCTCCAGTGGAGGCGCGCCGCGATCAAGTCGGGCCGACTGGATTATTTAATTAAAGCGGTGGAAAAAGACATTGTCCTGCTCCATCCTTTGTAATGGCTGTGCACCATtttcaccagcaggtggcagcagatGATCCTAGCCAGCGGGCTGTGTATCATAAAGCATTTAGTAAAAGCTGTAGTTTTATTGATAATGTGCTCTTGCACTGTATTATAAACTGTGAAGTCACTCAAATACTACATAattgttatataaatattgtattttttcacTCATCGTGATGCTGCTCTTTATGGTTGTGTAGCCTGAGGCCTTTCTCTTTCGTTAGAACTAAAATCTTACACTTACTGATGGCTTTGACGTGCATACTGTAAATGTTTCTAACGAAATGAGGTGCGTGTTGAAGAAAGGCCGGTCTCTCCACTTAAAGTTGGGCTGCAGCAGTCTGACGTCAGTGGGAACCTGCGTCTGTGTGACGGCCAATCTGCCTTATATAAACAGGGAAACACCAATAAAACATTctttaaattcacatttgaTGTGATGTGATATTTAATGTGAAAACTCCAGGCTGCTGCTCGTCTCGTCGGTTACGCTTGAGTTTTTTCGATAAAGAGAATTGTTGCCCCATTAAATACTTGAACGTGTATCTCAACGCAGGCCGCAGAGAAGAGGACAGATTACATCACAATTGTATAGCATGACAAAAATTCACTgccatgtgctgctgctgccgctgtcaCATAATGGTTATCAGGACGAAGCACCGTCGCTGAATACAATAATAGGATGGGAAAGGAATGCATCTTATTTACAATATTCCTTTACAACTTAAATCCTTCAAATTGGGCCTGTCTCGTCATCGATGGGAGTGGAATGTGTTGATTACCTGTCACCGAGGCTCTAATCTTTTTTATCTTTCAGGGAAGCTTTCTTTCATTCTGCGTCTGGGGTGTGGCGACCGCACCGCAGGGCGCGGAGTAAATCTGGATCCTTTGCATTCTCATTTTAATTCCGCGCCAGTGGCGCTCGAATGATTCACTTCAGCGCCTTTGAGCCGAGCCGTCCGACTGGTTTCTCTATTTGGTTGAGGaaaacagggagagagaaactAGACAATAGCTGCGACTGTTTGCACTTGTCATTCTGCGTGGCAGCAGGAAACTCTCAAAGTTGCTCATTTGCATCTCCTTCCTTTGTCAGGTTGCAAAATCGCTTCACACCGGCTCTCCGAACGGATCATCCTTCTGTACTTGTGTGCACAGTTTGATATTGATTTTTGGATCGGAAGATGGAGCGGAGCTCCTTgctgtgctgtttgtttgcCGGTTGCTCAGATACGGCTCTTTGTTGTCAGGACAAGAGCCGGACGTCCTCATTTTGATTGTCTTTGACTcatttaaacagaaaacacatttctataCAGATTTAATGGAGATTAAACTCAGACATAACTGGTTTCTGAaatctcatttttatttctaatatAAACATTCCATTCATTACACTGCTaacactttgtttgttttttccctcaGGTTTGGTTTTATGTTACCTCTCCTGATGGGTGGAATGCTGTTCCTGCTGATCTCAGACCAGTTTGCGTGCGTCGCTCCTTGTTTCAGATTAATGATGTCTGCGTTTCCTGGGTTGGCTTTCTGGCCCAGTGAGCAGGAGAGCGGCGTTCCCTCCCCGGGGGAGACGTTGCTGTGAGTCACTGTGCCCttctgacgcacacacacacacacacacacttgtatgaCAGGTATGTAACGCTCTAATGACTTCTTGGTTAACCTCACACAGATGAGTAGGCAAACAAAGACTGCTCCACCCCCACACCTACCTGCTGCGTCTACCTGGGCTCGACGCTCACGCCTCTACCTGTTCTCTCTGATACACCTGTGAGACAGACTTCCTCTCTGCTGGGTGGACGCGTTCTCTGCTGGATAGAAGGTAAACCTGTGTCTCTTTTACAACGTGACTGAACAAATAAGCTGTAAAGATGGTCTGCTTAGTGTCTGGAGCGTAGAAGTAATCAATCACACCACATTAGAGGGTTGAAGGCGTTGGCTGCTGCTGGGTGTTTCCCCCGTCATGGCTGCGTGTCTCGCTGATACGCTTTCTCTTCATCAATCATTGATCAGGCATGGGCTGATGTGTTAAACCGAGGATCAATACGCTTTGTGAGCCCCCCTCTGTGTGTATTTGCTCTGTCACCGATAGAACAATATCCCCAAAGagccattttgacattttgaagaaggaaaaataggagttttatttgtattctgcGTATGCGTCAGCTTTCAGACAAGGGACCAGGCGTCTGCGTTTCGCCGGTGTTTTCCTTTTCATCCGGGGAACGTGTGCGTGATTCTGACCATAAATAAACCGAGGGCTCAACGCATTTGAATTTGGCTGAATTGAAGAGATATTTAGTCATTTCTTTCAAGTATTTTTTAAAATCCAAACACAAAGGCCCCTCTCCTACTtgtttttgcgtgtgtgtgtgtgtgtgtgtgcgtgcacgcgccTTTGTTCCTATTTAGGCAATCGTGATATTCTGTAAGAAGTGGTCGGACGAGATCATCTGCATGTCTAAAGGGTGAAACAGAAGCATTCTTGAACGAGCACGTGTTCCAGATTGGGAGGGATTGATCATTTCACGACAGATTAAATGCTCTAAATCTCTGCGGAGGAATTTTCACACGATCCCTGTCGTACCGTTTCCAAAATATTTTCCAGGTGACCTGTAACGACAGCAGCACCAGCAAGCGAGACGAGCGTCTGAAAGCAAGCATGACGTCAGGTGAGCGGGCGGATCTGATCTGATCCGacctgatctgatctgatctgatctaatctgatCTGAACGTGAGATTGTGCCTTGCCCATAGAGGCTTCCTACATTCTGATCTCGGCCCTGAACATTCAGGCGGTTCTTTGGCCTGAATGTCCCTGCTTACATTCAAGCAGAGGCTCATTAATATGGGGGTATGCCACAGGGCACACTGTGTGTAAtgacacagatgtgtgtgtgtgtgtgtgtgtgtttgtgtgtgtctcagagGGTAAAAAAGCAGCTGTGTTCGATGCCACCAAAGTGCGGAGCAGGCTGAGGGGAGATGATAGCTGGCTGCACCGCAATAGCAGTTCTGAGACTAAAGCCGCGGCAGTGAAACCATGGTAAAGCACACATGCACTTACTGTGCACACATCATGCACTGCTGATCCCTTTTggacagacagaaccagaaTCCTGTGCATCCACGCAGGCTAGCGGAAGTGAAGGCCGGCCGTCCAAACGGAGCCCTTTCTGCATCCAGTCCACTCACATCACCGACAGAACCCGCCCCACGGCCCACCAAGGCGGATACCCAACGGTGAGCATGCGCCACAAATGTCACGGAGTTTCTACAGAGCACTGTTCTGACAGCAAGTCTCTGTTCTGAATTTAGAGCACCAAAATCCGGATTCCTTATCAGGTCAGTCTCGCCTTCAGACGTCTAATTTGAAGACAATCATCGAAGGCAGGATCTGATGGGCACTTGCTTTCCTTTCAGAGGCGTGTTCACGAAACTGGACGAGGCGGCGCCATCCTCTGCATCTAACAAAGCCAAGTAAAAGCTGCTTCCAGTCTTTCTTCTTTAGTCAGAACCATCTTATATCCTGCTGATGACCTACCAATACTAGAAGAACCGTAACTAGATAGTTGACATGACTTCTCTGAACTGGACCTGGTTCCCCAAACAGAACCTCGACCTTGATGAGACTCTTGTCAGGTCAGACAATTTACTCCGTTCAGACCGTCTAAAACGAACAAATCAACGCTAATTACAGTggaaaaaaactatttttaatCGCTTGGTTTTATTACGagtatctcggaacgctcgtatgtcaaagcgctcgcaggTCGAGGTTTTAGATCCCACAGTAACGTCctctttaatcttttatt of the Brachionichthys hirsutus isolate HB-005 chromosome 6, CSIRO-AGI_Bhir_v1, whole genome shotgun sequence genome contains:
- the nsdhl gene encoding sterol-4-alpha-carboxylate 3-dehydrogenase, decarboxylating, giving the protein MAARLRPSNKRCAVIGGSGFLGRHLVEKLLDRGYTVSVFDIRKSYELPGVAFYRGDLCDQQALLPALEAVSLVFHCASPAPACDDRELFKRVNIDGTRTVIQACTEAGVQKLVLTSSASVVYEGRDIKNGKEDLAYAKKPLDFYTETKIEQEKLVLEACGPGNGLLTVAVRPHGIFGPRDPQLVPVLVDMARRGRMTFIIGDGTNLVDFTFVENVVHGHILAAESLQPGSSTCGKAYHITNDEPVRFWDFLSELLVGLGYKPPRYHLPYPLVYGLALLLWLLALILRPLVSFKPTFTPMRVALAGTYHYYSCDRAKRDLGYKPVVGLKEGIQRTVQSYPHLRRDAPVEARRDQVGPTGLFN